The sequence below is a genomic window from Mus musculus strain C57BL/6J chromosome 4, GRCm38.p6 C57BL/6J.
CTTATCTCTCCGCTTCTGGGCTGAAGAGGCTTGGGTTGAAGTGCAGATTCTAGGAGGGCTTTAAGGTTCATGCATCCCCATCAGCAACTCTTACCAGGAAATGCAGTGTCACTTCTGCCGAGCTCTTTGTAGATTCAATCCCCACATTTCCGGAAAAGCCACCTTCAACTTGGTCCTGGCCCTTAGGAGAGAGTTGGGTCCCTGTGGCACTGGCTACCTCTACAGTTTGCAGAGGACGAGTGGGAGCTAGGAGAGGCAGTTTTGAGGTCCTGTGTGTGGTTCAGTTAAACTTTAAACTGTTGTGGTTGGGAGCTGCAGGTGAGAGAGACACAGCTGAAAAGACAAATGCCAGGCCAACTGTCCTTGACCTTAATTAGTCCCTGTCTCCCcaacaaagtcaaagaaattTTAAGAACTTAGCTCCCAAGTAAATATTTCATCTGCCAAGACAAAACTAGGCTTCCATTTGCTGTACTCAGTACTCACAGGGAGCCGGCTCTTTCCTTTGTAGCTGCCCAGAAGTTAGCAAGACTGAGTTTGGAGTTATCACTTTGAGGCTGGACCAAGGATCAATGATGTCAGGCGAGAGCAGGCTCCATTCTGAACTTCACTTTTCCCCACTGAAGCAGACTCTGAGGTACCATCATCGGGAGTTCTCTGCTGGGTCCAGGCAGCTGACGAGACCCTAACCAAGGAGCCTACATGATCCAAGTTCATGTGAGGAGGAAAGCATAGAGCCACCATGCCAAGGAGTGAATGAagggaagaaaaacaggaagaaaggagcAAAATCAGGCAACCCATGAATGGTTCCCAGGTCACTCTTGGAATTGAAAGGGACAAAAAAGTTGAAACATACATCAAGCTGTGAGTGAAGGCACCAAGAAAGTCAAGAGACTCTGAGAAGTTGGACCAGTTTGTGTGTGAGCAGGATGTGTATCCTGACAGAGCCACCAAAGTGATCTTATTACTGACAGATGTAGCGTACCACCATCAGCACTGAAACTCAGGTGTTCTTCTCTAGGCCTCCTCCCTTCCACATAGgagtagggttttgttttgtttgtgctttTTCAGGTACAAACAGGGAATATATCCTTCTGTTACTACCAGTGATGGGTTCTGTGGACAGACTACACCTACAAAACATGCCCAAGAGAGGAATTACAGGTTCCTCAGGGCTGCACTTGCTCAGCCAGGGAGACTTATGGGTTATTGCATAGGCTAACACTGCCTTACTGCTTGGTGGAGACCTACAAGAGTGGTTCAGCCTTTAAGACTGGAATTTAATGAGTGTCATCATCTGACACTGTGGTGTTGTAAATGAATTTCAAAGCTATTTGTTGCAGAGGCCTTGGTTGTCAGAATCAGATAGGTAGAAGCCAGatgttcttctgttttctttaccTGTGTTGCCCAACAATGTTTTTCCTCTACTCCTAGAGATCTAGTGGAAATAACCAGACCATGGCTGTTCAAGGAGTCCCAGAAGATGATAGATAAATCTCTTCCGACCAAACTATAGATAACTGTAATAAGGTTGGCTGCAAGTTTCCCTGTACCACGTAATATACCTTGATTCTGACCTTTACAGTGATCCTCCCAGATATATAGGTGATTCTCCcactttgtagatgaggctgggAGGTCATGTGATTAAGACACCAAGTCACAGATAAGGACTGGAATAAACAACATCTCTCAGACTTTAAGTGACCATGCTCATCCACACTGTCAGTAGTAGCTAACATATGTATAACACTGTCAGAAGCTGCTCACATCTCCTGTGTCCCTGTGAGCCAGCATCACTGTGTCCACTTTGTAGAAGACACATAAGATGCTTTTTTATGTTGTCTTCCAAAAGTCGTAGTGTTGGCAATCTTTCAGCTTAAATGGCTTAGGAAATGTGTGACTCTTGGAGACTAGGTACCTGAGCCACCCCTCCTTCCTAGCATGAGCAGTGAAGATGAACTAGAATCATCTCAGGGGTTCAGCTGTGcacagagatcaagagttgtgtTTACAGTGATGCCACAGGTACAGGAGCCAAACTATCCGTGCCAACATTACTGGTAAACCTCCTGGGTTTTCATTTATAGCAGTAGCTTTCTCaggtgaattttatttttatttacaatgtATATTATGGAATACTGTCTAGAATAATGGACTTGTGAGCTTTCTGTGACACAAGAAATGTGTGTATCATGACATTTTGCTCAACCTTGCTCCCCATGTCTTATGCTTCCAACAGTTGCCTCCCCCGCCCCAATCTGGTACTCTTTCAACTTCCATGTCACACATACATTTTTGTATATTCCACAACTGTAGAAAGCATGGAATATTTATcttcatctcctggcattagccTCTCCTGCTTATTGTTCTTCCCCACTGCTGGGATTTTTAAacatgcatttttaatttttagctgGCATGGTATTTACACATACTTACAGGGTACAATGTAAAATCCTAgctttgttacacacacacacacacacacacacacacacacacacacacaatgtgtaacCATTAATTCATAGGTGACTGTGAGAATTATATAagaattatataaatttatatttttcccaACACCTAGTAAATTTTACATGGCTGTCTGATATTACAACCAATGCTCTAGGTGGTCAAACATGGTCCTGGGGTCAAGCAAGAGCATTCTGGGGTGCTGTGTAGGATGCTCCCAAAACGTTTTCTTCATGAATATTCTTAGCAAAGGGCCAGAGTTTGCAAGGATGGGCTCTGGACTGCCTAGGAAGTACTGTATCCTAGGGGCGCAGTAAATAGCCCAAGCATAGATTGTCACCACAGGCCTTCGCTACCCACAGGGGGAGCTTCTGGAGTGCACCTGGAATATTCTAACTTGACAGGGTCTGCACACTCAGGGTGGTGGCCGATCTGAGAACCCAGCATTGCTCCAGACACATGCACAAAGTCTGAGTTCCGAAGTTTTCCACctagaaaaggaaaaggtgaCCCATCCAGGGAAAACTGCATCACAGTCAAGTGTTGATCTGATTGAGGACCAAAATCTAAGTAGTGCAGGctgcccctttcttttctttccactgCACAATCATGGCCTGTGTTGAGGAGTCCTGAGAGATGGAGCTCTTGGAACTAGTGCAATTCATCTCTTACTGGTTGCAAGATGCTAAGTTAAGTCTTGGTGCTCTGAAGTTTCTTTCCTGGAAATGACTATAACAGTGGAGCCCAGCTTAAATGTTTGCTGAAGGGATCTGAGAGAGGCTATCAAAGCTCCGAGTTCCATGAACCTGGCACAAAGGCAGTGCCCAGTTAACACCCAAAGCTACTTCTGGGTCCAGAATAAGTTAGGGTTAGGAAGGAAGCTTAGTTTCAGAGTCTGGAGTATTCTTTGCAAAGATGGGCTATTGATTTTCTTTGCACTCCACGGCCTCATCCTCCTTAGCATGTGTGAGTTGGAAAGGCCACATATTCTGAGCTCTCTAAGCTGCAGTCTACCTACAGATCCTGTGCTTCCTGGCACAGAAGGCGTGGCCAGGCAGATGGAGGAAGTTGCCAGAGTCTGACCAACATCTATACACAGAATCTCAGTTAATGTAGAGAATGAGGTGCCAGTCAAGGTATAAGAGGCCTGCTGATCCTATTGGAATCACGCACAAACTTTTGGTTCTGGTCCCTGGGAGAAAACAGATTCAAGCTGAATCCTCAAGAGGGACACCAACTGTATAAGGTCCCAGTGATGTCTTGGGAAAACAGTTCTGATCCGTTCCCCTCTGCGAGTTTCAGACTTTTAGGAATCCTATGAAGGCTGCCTGGCTGGCAACCCCTTAGGTAGGAATAACTCCAGTGTACTGATGGAATATGCTGCTTTGTATCCTAAGCTCGGGATGTCTGTGGACTCCTTGGCCAcatcttttcctttccattttagtGTTTGCCTCTAGAGTCCTTCAGCTATTTACTGCGCCCACCATAGCCTTGTGCATCTGCCTGTCTAAGAACGTCGGTCTCCGTAATCGCTCTGGATCCGTCTTCTTTAGTTAAATCCTCACCTTCTTAACTTATATTTATTCTGACTGAGACATCTTTTGGTCAACATCCtcctatttgaatttttaaaacttctgtACTAAGAGCTCTGGACGACGTAATCATAGTACGTCATAACAAGGAGAAGGTTGGAGGGTGGAGAACTCCAGTCCAGTCTGGACTGAATAGGAGACTTTTTCACAGTtagacaaacaaagcaaaaccaagacaCTTTACACCCGAACggtcagaattttcattttgccCATATTTGTATTTTGCCAGCTAGAGACGTAAAGATTTTCTTCAGATGCCCGTTAGgacttctcctcctttccctcctcctctcttctctactCATCTtctggagaaaaaggaaaagcagaaaatcCCTGCAGTTATGCCTTGAAAGACTTATGAGTCCGGTGCTCAAGAGAACTGGGTTGACTGAGGTGAGAGCTGTGCTGTGAAACAACTTAGCTTGATGCAAATCGAAGCCTTTCATGATTGATTACTGATCATTCTCCAATCCAAAGAGCCCAATGCAGACAGGTATTTTGAAGACACTTGTGAGGTGTTTTATGAGAATGTGCCATAGATCAGAAGCCAACAGTGGACATTTGTGTGAGGGAGGGAGTCATTTGCTGTCATCACCCTCATCTCTCCTCAGTCTTACCTGTATATGGGGCCAGGGtcagcttcctggccacaggTGACCCATGGCAGCTGGGCTGGGCTTTTGTTTGCCAGGCTAGCTGGTAAAGTATTTGGAGCAGTCTGTAACGACTACTTGGTGATCTCTATATTCCAGACCTATGGTATGCCTCTTCTTGGCTATGTCTTTACTTCATGGGGCTCCAAAGCAGGTTCAAACATGTGGGAAATGTGTTCTGGAGGGCATCTGTAGAGAGTAACTACCTCCTTGGGTCCTGTGCTTTGGAGTTAGAGGCTCTGGAGACCTGCTGAGAAGGCATGCAGATGAAATTATCAAAACTTATCAGTGTTTCTATGGACTAGAAGAAGCCTAGAGAGACAATGGCATGGTCTAGGTGTCTTGGGTCTTGCGCTGCATCTGGgtgctttcctctttctctattgCAGTGACTCTTCTCCCCACAAGATGGGAAATCCAATCCCTACCTGTGTAGGTGGTCCTCTGAGACTGAGTCCCTGAGCCAACGGAATAAGCATCATTTGAATGTTCCTAGAAAGGCATCCACCTAAGCCTCTGgaatctgaaatatatatatatatattgtctctAACAAGTTCTTATGATGctaggttgtttttgttgtttgtttagtatttggtgtatatggtgtgtgtgtgtttgtgtgttattaATGGCCACTACCCTTGACTGATCTCCAGGTTCCTGGGCTACAGATTTCTGGCTTAGCCCAGTCTGATGACCCAGGTAGGTTCTTTAGCAGCCTGTCTTCTCAAGAGAGGATGACACCACTCATGTGTTCATTTCCCTGGGATGCAGGGGTGTTCTGACTGGGTGGCTGGCTGTAAGTGTTCAGGTAGGAACCCGACTGTCACGAGGTAGACTGGTACAGGAAGAAAAGGGAACAGATGGCGACTGAAGGCCATACCTGCATTCTTTCTCCAGTTCTAGAATAATAGAATGTGCAGGAGAGTCTTACAAGATAGGTCACCAGACAACTTAAGGTTGAAGAATCTACAAGAGCCTTTCTCTAGCTCTGACCCTCTGGCTCTCTAGCttctctcttgctccccctctctcctcctccttccccttcccccgcccccccaagATGCTTGTTTCAGTTTTGATTCAGCTGTGCAGACTTCTTACTACCgtccttaaaaaaagaaatgaagacagacagatagaaagaaaagaaaggagccagatggtggtggcaccagctcttgggaggcagaggcaggcagatttctgtgtgctcaaggccagtctggtctacagagtgagttccaggaaagccaggttaCACAaggaaacctgtcttgaaaaaaacaagcaaataaaaaaccaaaccaaaccaaaagaatggaaacaaaagaATGATATCTCCATGTTGCAGGAGGGACTCGTAAATGCCTCTCTATTCTTTATACCTGTCCATGTTCTCTGGCCAACAACCACGTTCGCCACATCATGAAAACATAGATGGATATGATTTCCCAAGGGCGACCGGGATTTATTCCCAACAAGCTCCACAAATACAGATTGGTCTGTATCCCCCTTCCTTTAGCTCCTCTCACTCTTGGTTGCTTCTAGAATTCTATATTTGGCCTACAGTGCAGAGGCAGTGGGACTCGATGCTGAACTCCCAGGCGTTGGATCTAGGCACAACTAAGTGGTGCCCTCGACCTCATCACTTATTTAGGCAATCAATTTCCCCAAACCTTGGTTTTCCCACCATAGAAATGGGACCAGTATCTACCTATCCTATTGAACTGTGCAATGGAATCAAGGTTAGAACTGTGTCAGCCCGCGGGACCTTTAGTTGGAACGGCGGCATGTGTTGGCAGTTTGTCTGTCCCACCCTGAACTGGGGAGAGGGAGCAAGTGAAGCCTAAGGTGACAGATACACTGATCTGGGTAGTGGCCAAGCACCACCGTCAGCCACAGCTTTCTATGAAGGAAAATAAAGTGTGTTGAGCTCCCCCAGGGCTGGTTTGAAGGTCTTGGCTTCCATAAATCAACTTCCTGCAGCAGCTCTTCCCTTTTCGCCTCTCCTTTTCAACCCTTCCCACAGCTCCACCTCAGGTACAGGCATGCGCCTTAGAGGCAGCGGGCCAGCAGTTAGCCCAGCATGCTGACTGGGTGTGGCTGACGTTCCAGAGCCAGTGTCCCCAGGCTACATCTGGACAGGCAGTGAGGGTCGGAATGGATCTGGCCATACTTTTACTATTGAAATTGACCCAAACTTTACTAGCTTCTGGGGAAAGcagggggctttggggattttTGTATTTGCTGGGTTGTAAACATTTTATGGGAAGGCAGCCCAGGAAAATCTGCTTAGCTTTCTGCCTTGCACGTTGAAGTGATGTTGGCTGCATGCACAAATGTGTCAGAAAAAGAGGTCTAATATTCCATTCGTCCTAAAGAATTTGCCTTGGAATTTTTAGAGTCTGCCAGGCTGTATGGTTCACAAATGTATTTTTCTCACTTGTAACCAAGAAATGAATCTTTGGGATTGATTGAAAAACAGAATATCAGATTGGGTGGTGGAGAGAAGGGGTGGGGCATGTCCCTGCCTGTGTCTAGGTATCTCTGGTCGAGGTTTTCTCTTTCCAGGAATGCCTATTTCCCACGGATGGACGGAAAGATCTCAATAGATAAAAGTGCTAGTTTGTCTTTACTTCCGAAAGCTGCATCACTCTTTTAtttgttggaaggaaggaagaaaaagattggaaaagaaagaagtgacACAGCGACTCTCCACCCTGTCTGCATCACGCTGGCCCTAGAACATCCCAGCGACACTGTAGTGGGGGTAGCAATATGACCCTGGACTAGTGGGTTTATAGAACGATTATTAACTATAAATCACTTTGGAGTCTGAAGGAAGTGGGTTTATATTAAGTACCCAAAAGCCTCATGCCCAAGTCCTGTTCTTAGATATCGATTGGACAATCAGACTCTGTCAGTGATACTTTTAAAGGGCAAATTGAAAATCATGCTTCTACAAGTTTCACGTCTATTGTCCTGTGTGTGTTCTAGGTTTCCCAGCGTTGTGGGTCTGTGGAAAGCAAGGACTTGCTATCATCTTCGCTTCTATACGTTGGTGGCAGTTGCCCAGTGCTTGGGAAAGACAGACCTCATGACAAATATAGACGGGATAATTGTAGATAATTTTAAGTGGCAGAAAGATAATAAGCCAAGGTCTTATGATACTGGGCCAGGGAGGCTGTTTTGGATCAAGGTGGTGTGGGATGACCCCTTGGAAGAGGGAACATTTGAGGCGTTAATGCTGAGAGTTACTGGACAGAATGGCTAGGGAAGCATAGCCCAGACTTGCGGCCACAAGGGCATATTAGTGGTTACACAGCCTGCTGACAGGGAGCCCAGGGAGGCCGGCCGCCTCTTACAATAGGAGTACAAACTTCTGTCCCAGCCAGCAGCTGAGATGAGGAGGAAGTCCAGCCTGCTGTGGTTCCTTACCACACAGTGTAGGTATGGTCCAGGCATGAGCCTGGGGCCGCTGAACTGGACTCCCAGGCTGCctgcccccctccttccctcttcctcttgggGATTGCCGAAGAGCACCGGGCTGATCTCCCCGTAAGTGAAACTGACTGTAATTATTTTTTATCTCGCAGACGATCTCTCGCACACTCCTCTCCGGAGACAGAAGTATTTGTTTGATGTGTCCACACTCTCAGACAAAGAAGAGCTGGTGGGCGCAGAGCTAAGGCTTTATCGCCAGGCGCCCCCAACGCCCTGGGGGCTACCGGCCCGACCGCTGCACTTGCAGCTCTTCCCTTGTTTATCCCCATTGCTACTGGACGCCAGGACCCTGGATCCTCAGGGACCAACCCAGGCCGGCTGGGAAGTCTTCGACGTGTGGCAGGGCCTGCGCCCTCAGCCTTGGAAGCAGCTGTGCCTGGAGTTGCGGGCAGCCTGGGGTGAGCTGGACGCCGGGGATACGGGGGCGCGCGCGAGGGGTCCCCAGCAGCCACCGCCTCTGGACCTGCGGAGTCTGGGCTTCGGTCGGAGGGTGAGGCCGCCCCAGGAGCGCGCCCTGCTTGTAGTGTTCACCAGATCGCAGCGCAAGAACCTGTTCACTGAGATGCATGAGCAGCTGGGCTCTGCAGAGGCTGCGGGAGCCGAGGGGTCATGGCCAGCGCCGTCGGGCTCCCCAGACGCCGGGTCTTGGCTGCCCTCGCCCGGCCGCCGGCGGCGACGCACCGCCTTCGCCAGCCGTCACGGCAAGCGACATGGCAAGAAGTCCAGGCTGCGCTGCAGCAGAAAGCCTCTGCACGTGAATTTTAAGGAGTTAGGCTGGGACGACTGGATTATCGCGCCCCTAGAGTACGAGGCCTATCACTGCGAGGGCGTGTGCGACTTTCCGCTGCGCTCGCACCTTGAGCCCACTAACCATGCCATCATTCAGACGCTGATGAACTCCATGGACCCGGGCTCCACCCCGCCTAGCTGCTGCGTTCCCACCAAACTGACTCCCATTAGCATCCTGTACATCGACGCGGGCAATAATGTAGTCTACAAGCAGTATGAGGACATGGTGGTGGAGTCCTGCGGCTGTAGGTAGCGGTGCTGTCCCGCCAcctgggccagggaccatggaggGAGGCCTGACTGCCGAGAAAGGAGCAGGAGCTGGCTTGGAAGAGGCCACAGGTGGGGGACAGCCTGAAAGTAGGAGCACAGTAAGAAGCAGCCCAGCCTTCCCAGAACCTTCCAACCCCCAACCCAGAAGCAGCTAAGGGTTTCACACTTTGCCTTGCCAGCCTGGAAAGACTAGACAAGAaggattctttcttttattatggctttggttctttgtttgttttgttttgttttatctcctTGGTTTTGATAGGACGTGGAAGGAGGGGAAATGCTTATCTGTTCACAAGTGTTCTGTGGATTGGGGGAGGAGGGAATAAGAGAAATAACCTATTACTTTTGTCCGCATCTCAGATTGGTTGTTTCTACCTGTGTAAGAAAGTGAGGCCTTTGGGTCTTTCTAGCCAAGTCTCAGCTGGCGTCCTTGACCTCACAGGaagtatttgaccaaaggaataAGTGAGTCAGGAAGGGTCTTACCCTTAGAGAAGCCCAAGCTGCCTCCTTCTCTGCTCTGTGCATCCCCACGAATTTATCAGTCTGTCCTGGTCTCTCCCAGCGGAGGGAACAGGGAGTTGCCACCGCTGTGGGCTCAGACCTCCAGATGCCTTTTCtgttggtggtggggggggggggggcagaaggatTTGGTATGGATGGAATGACAAGAATTAGTCCGTGTGGAACCCCGTGAAGGATAATGAGAAACCACAAGGCCTACCTCTGACCGGGTGACACAGAGGCGCATTACCCAAGGCTGGGGTAGCCCACCCAAAAGCTCTTGGTCATGGATGTTTCTCAGTGGCTTCTTTAAACAGAATTTGCCAAAATCCCAGCATCTCCTTCTAAGGCAATTTTTTTCCCTCCTTAAATGGAGAGGGGTGGAAACTCTATAATTAAGgtaagaagggaagaggaggaggaggaaaagacctGAAAGGTGGAAGGGCTACATCAGGAGGGGAGATGCGGGCCCCACAAGAGGATGGAGATAAAGGGCCAGGCCCCAAGCATGGAAGGAGGATGAAAGGGCCAGGAGTCTCTGCCTCTGAAGTTTCTTAAAATTTAagtcccctctcctctttctgaCATTCCTGAGAGATTACCAGCCAGCAATAGCCCAGGGCTCCCCCTAGAGAAACATTTTAGATCGTAATTACCAGTTAGGTGCTGTTTTTAAACCTTAGTAATGAGGAGCTGTGAGTCGAGGGTTACATTGAGTTTGGGGTGGAAACTGGGGTACAGGGGCACCAGGAAAGAAACCAGAAGGAAGTAAGAGACAGAACACGGGAAATACCTGTAGTACTCCAAATCTCCATCCTTTCCCACAGTCTGTACCATGATTATTTTCAAACATCGCCTAGACAGAGTCTCTTTGAGAAGTAAGCTTCCTCATGTTTGTCCATGGAACGGTTTAAACTGAGGACCCTGAGTGAGTGATTACAGACTGATCTGGGTTCCCCCAACTGGTTTGCTCTCTCTCCCCGCTGAAATCTGTTTCTTGTCTGGTTCAGAGAAGACAAACTGTCAAGGAAACGGTCGGAATGCTAATACTGGTAATATAAACTGGTAAGGGAGAAAAGACAAGACTTGGCCAGGAGAAATAACTTAAATGCACATTTGCTTTGGATGCACTGCTGTTCTGTTGAGGctgtatatatttgtttatttaagatGACTGAAAGTGcaaagagaaaacatgcaatTCATCTTAACGTACAAAACGTTATATGCACTCAAATGTtataatttctaatatttttaaagtttatattcgAGTTGTACAAAGTTAAGCATTAATCAGATATTTCATTCTTTCATAATGTTatcattttcttaaatattattaCAAAATTTTAAGTGTGTCTAatggagagttttttttttgaaactgtcTACCTCACTATAATACAGATTTTGACAACACTAAAGTTACTGGAGGTCGATTGATATACAAAACATTTTTACAGTATACCTTCTTGGACGATAAGGAATCTGGTTAATTCTGTCTTATTAAACTCATTTCCCCCTTAATAACTCAGCCTGGTTTATGTCGATCTATAGAAatcattttcttaagaaattACTGTTCACAGTGTTTTGTTCCAGTACCAATTGGAAGACACTAATTATTTTAAAGGCTACTGTTATGAGCGTTATTTTACTTTACTGTTAACTACTGCTTACATAAATTTTTAACTCATAAAATTTAAGCCAAATCTTGACCAGCTGTTTAACGCTGTTGAAAAACCTGTGTCCTATCCCAGCGTCTCAAGAACCTGAgtagggctgggcagtggtggcgcacacctttgatccca
It includes:
- the Gdf6 gene encoding growth/differentiation factor 6 preproprotein, translating into MDTPRVLLWAIFLISFLWDLPGFQQASISSSSSSSTELDSTKDVGNRKEGKMQRTPQESAEGRTPPEHGLRQKDLRRRPPGQHQGQEPPGRGLRVVPHEYMLSIYKTYSIAEKLGINASFFQSSKSANTITSFVDRGLDDLSHTPLRRQKYLFDVSTLSDKEELVGAELRLYRQAPPTPWGLPARPLHLQLFPCLSPLLLDARTLDPQGPTQAGWEVFDVWQGLRPQPWKQLCLELRAAWGELDAGDTGARARGPQQPPPLDLRSLGFGRRVRPPQERALLVVFTRSQRKNLFTEMHEQLGSAEAAGAEGSWPAPSGSPDAGSWLPSPGRRRRRTAFASRHGKRHGKKSRLRCSRKPLHVNFKELGWDDWIIAPLEYEAYHCEGVCDFPLRSHLEPTNHAIIQTLMNSMDPGSTPPSCCVPTKLTPISILYIDAGNNVVYKQYEDMVVESCGCR